A region from the Parabacteroides sp. FAFU027 genome encodes:
- a CDS encoding LacI family DNA-binding transcriptional regulator: protein MKKKVSLKDIAAHVGVSTALVSYVLNNKKEGRISKEVTAKIKQAAIDLNYQPNQIARSLKAQKTLTIGLIVADIANPYSSQIARIIEDEAQRHGYTVIFGSSDESGSKTQDLIMLLMNRQVDGFIIAFPERCEEQVNYLKRVGVPFVMIDRYFPEITANCVTIDNYRAAAKAVQHLIDNGRKRIGVVSYATTLHHLNERQRGAVELMNDPSLVGEVRIDHVAEDVTAAVTRFLSQPEPVDAIFFTTNLLTISGLKSLNERKIRIPDEVAVVGFDETDAFDLFYAPVTYVRQPMTELGSEAVKLLLNAIENPDSYESVILDTELIIRQSSVISR, encoded by the coding sequence ATGAAGAAGAAAGTATCCTTAAAAGATATAGCAGCGCATGTCGGAGTATCGACAGCACTGGTCTCTTATGTGCTGAACAATAAGAAAGAGGGCCGGATCAGCAAAGAGGTGACTGCCAAGATCAAACAGGCGGCTATTGACCTAAACTATCAACCTAACCAAATCGCCCGCAGCCTCAAAGCGCAAAAGACGCTTACGATCGGCCTGATTGTTGCTGACATAGCTAACCCGTATTCGTCCCAGATTGCCCGCATTATCGAGGATGAAGCGCAAAGACATGGTTACACTGTCATTTTTGGCAGTTCTGACGAAAGTGGCTCAAAGACACAGGACCTCATTATGCTGCTGATGAACCGTCAGGTGGATGGATTTATCATCGCTTTTCCGGAACGTTGTGAAGAGCAGGTCAATTATCTAAAACGAGTAGGAGTTCCCTTCGTGATGATTGACCGTTATTTTCCTGAAATTACGGCAAACTGCGTGACTATTGACAACTATCGTGCAGCGGCTAAAGCTGTTCAGCATCTGATAGATAACGGTCGCAAACGCATTGGTGTGGTATCTTACGCCACCACCCTGCATCACCTGAATGAACGTCAGAGAGGTGCTGTGGAATTGATGAATGACCCTTCGCTGGTCGGAGAGGTGCGTATTGATCACGTAGCCGAAGATGTAACGGCTGCGGTAACCCGCTTCCTTTCACAACCTGAACCTGTTGATGCTATTTTCTTTACAACCAACTTGTTGACCATCTCCGGCCTGAAAAGCCTGAATGAGAGAAAGATAAGGATCCCCGATGAGGTCGCAGTGGTTGGATTTGACGAAACAGATGCTTTTGACCTGTTTTATGCTCCCGTTACTTATGTGAGACAGCCTATGACCGAACTCGGTAGCGAGGCTGTGAAGCTCCTCCTCAATGCCATTGAAAACCCTGATTCTTACGAATCGGTTATCCTGGACACTGAACTTATCATCCGCCAATCTTCTGTTATTTCCAGATAA
- the mltG gene encoding endolytic transglycosylase MltG produces MKTKFGGKHLTLSLLATAAFVGLILFYFIFIKSFSSEKFSVNIRPNTQYTEVESQLKAHASTPSMTFFSLLNGIFNYKEHVKVGHYEAKRGTSVWTLFSNMRKGRQTPVRLTFNNIRTKEQLAGRFAEQLMVDSITIINEFNNPDTCAKYGFNIETIPAMFIPDTYEMYWDISLSKFMKRMKSEYDDFWTAKRKAEAKEVGLTPVEISTLASIVEEESNNKEERPAIAGLYLNRYRIGMPLQADPTVKFAVNDFSLKRILFEHLKVNSPYNTYKNIGLPPGPIRVPSKSGIDAVLHYQKHEYLYMCAKSDFSGRHAFARTMEEHHKNAQLYRDELNKRKIK; encoded by the coding sequence ATGAAAACAAAATTCGGGGGTAAGCACCTGACTCTTAGTCTGCTTGCCACAGCTGCTTTTGTAGGTTTGATACTCTTCTATTTTATCTTTATCAAAAGCTTTTCCAGTGAAAAATTTTCTGTAAATATTCGTCCCAACACCCAATATACGGAGGTTGAAAGCCAACTTAAGGCTCATGCAAGCACCCCTTCGATGACTTTCTTCTCTCTTTTGAATGGTATTTTCAATTATAAAGAGCATGTAAAGGTAGGACATTATGAAGCAAAAAGAGGGACTTCAGTATGGACACTCTTCAGCAACATGCGCAAAGGCCGCCAGACTCCGGTCAGACTTACCTTTAATAATATACGCACCAAGGAGCAACTGGCCGGTCGTTTTGCCGAACAGTTAATGGTTGACTCAATTACCATTATCAACGAATTTAATAATCCGGACACTTGCGCTAAATATGGATTCAATATCGAAACTATCCCTGCAATGTTCATTCCGGATACCTATGAAATGTACTGGGACATTTCGCTCAGCAAGTTTATGAAACGGATGAAATCGGAGTATGATGATTTCTGGACTGCCAAACGCAAAGCGGAAGCAAAAGAAGTGGGACTTACCCCGGTGGAAATTTCAACCCTGGCCTCTATCGTTGAAGAAGAGAGCAACAATAAGGAAGAAAGACCCGCTATTGCAGGACTTTACCTGAACCGGTACCGCATCGGCATGCCACTGCAAGCTGACCCGACCGTTAAATTTGCCGTAAATGATTTTTCTTTGAAGCGTATTTTATTCGAACACCTGAAAGTCAATTCACCATACAATACTTACAAGAATATAGGATTGCCTCCGGGACCTATCCGTGTACCTTCTAAATCGGGGATTGACGCAGTGTTGCATTATCAGAAACACGAATACCTCTACATGTGTGCCAAATCGGATTTTTCAGGCCGACATGCCTTTGCCCGCACCATGGAGGAGCATCATAAGAATGCTCAACTTTACCGTGACGAACTAAACAAACGTAAGATTAAATAA
- a CDS encoding carbohydrate kinase family protein has protein sequence MNSNDLKIKTVVCYGEVLWDIFPTQTKPGGAPMNVAYHLRKFGIDSRMISRVGADNLGDRLNYLLKGWNIPANYCQPDTNHETGQVLATVLPGNEMCYTIQEGAAWDFIEWNEQQAELVRNADAFVFGSLVTRNETSRETLYRLIEEAKFKVFDINLRPPFYSRDILEYLLGKCDLLKLNENEVALLAQWYSLECDDEVGCVRFLQKEFNISEIIVTKGSEGATYYTLTESCSLSAYLVEVKDTVGSGDSFLAAFLAKKLQGAPAEEGMKYATALGAFVASHEGACPEYNLENLNEFITKKEPELAF, from the coding sequence ATGAACTCAAATGACCTTAAAATCAAGACAGTGGTGTGTTACGGCGAAGTACTTTGGGACATTTTCCCAACACAGACCAAACCCGGCGGCGCACCGATGAATGTGGCTTACCATCTGCGTAAATTCGGCATCGACAGCCGTATGATTAGTCGGGTAGGTGCAGACAACCTGGGAGACCGGTTAAATTATTTGCTCAAAGGATGGAATATCCCTGCAAATTACTGCCAGCCGGATACCAATCACGAAACCGGACAGGTTTTGGCGACCGTATTACCCGGCAATGAGATGTGCTATACCATCCAGGAAGGTGCTGCCTGGGATTTTATCGAATGGAATGAGCAGCAGGCTGAACTGGTGAGAAATGCTGACGCATTCGTATTCGGCAGTCTGGTGACACGCAACGAAACATCACGCGAAACGCTTTACCGCCTGATTGAAGAGGCGAAGTTCAAAGTGTTTGACATCAACCTTCGTCCTCCGTTTTATTCGCGGGATATCCTGGAATATCTGTTGGGAAAATGCGATTTACTGAAGTTAAACGAAAACGAGGTGGCATTGCTTGCTCAATGGTATTCCCTTGAATGTGATGATGAAGTGGGTTGCGTTCGATTTCTGCAAAAAGAATTCAACATTAGCGAGATAATCGTAACCAAAGGCTCAGAAGGAGCAACCTATTACACCCTGACCGAAAGTTGCTCATTGTCGGCTTACCTGGTAGAGGTGAAAGATACGGTAGGTAGCGGAGACTCCTTCCTTGCTGCATTCTTAGCTAAAAAATTACAGGGAGCACCGGCAGAAGAAGGTATGAAATATGCCACCGCATTGGGTGCATTTGTCGCTTCACACGAAGGAGCCTGCCCAGAATATAATCTTGAAAACCTAAACGAATTTATCACAAAAAAAGAACCTGAACTTGCCTTTTAA
- a CDS encoding sugar phosphate isomerase/epimerase family protein, translated as MPKFGTSILSFIPSWDAERGRYAIQQTASFGFDMLEISLPSTLDFDAKTVKKQLDDNGVEGRLSLNIPANCHIPYYPDKATDLLKRALDLVAEMEGDFLGGVLHSAIGTFTGQPCTPDERKIVQQVFKEVAAYAKERNITIAPEPINRYESYVFTAAEEVLEMIEAIGADNIGVHLDTFHMNIEERNFYEPVIKAGSRLKHVHMTESDRGMMGEGNVHWDDLFRALAEINYQGPLVLENFSSQIKELVGPTSLWRPSKYNSEDLAKGSLAFMKQMVEKWYK; from the coding sequence ATGCCCAAATTTGGAACATCCATATTATCGTTTATCCCTTCCTGGGATGCAGAGAGAGGAAGATACGCGATACAACAAACAGCCAGCTTCGGCTTTGATATGCTGGAAATAAGCTTGCCGTCAACGCTCGATTTTGATGCGAAAACGGTGAAAAAACAACTTGATGATAATGGCGTGGAAGGACGACTGTCGCTCAATATCCCTGCCAATTGCCACATCCCGTACTATCCGGATAAAGCGACCGATTTGCTGAAAAGAGCGTTGGATTTAGTGGCAGAGATGGAGGGTGACTTCCTGGGTGGTGTGTTGCATTCCGCCATAGGAACCTTTACCGGACAGCCCTGTACACCGGATGAGCGTAAAATCGTGCAGCAGGTCTTTAAAGAAGTGGCGGCCTATGCCAAAGAGCGAAACATCACCATCGCCCCCGAGCCTATCAACCGTTACGAAAGCTATGTCTTTACGGCAGCGGAAGAGGTACTGGAGATGATTGAGGCCATTGGTGCCGATAATATTGGCGTTCATTTGGATACCTTTCACATGAATATTGAAGAAAGGAACTTTTATGAGCCGGTGATCAAAGCTGGAAGCCGCCTGAAACATGTCCACATGACAGAAAGTGACCGTGGTATGATGGGAGAGGGGAATGTACATTGGGACGACCTGTTCCGTGCATTGGCTGAGATTAATTACCAGGGGCCTTTGGTACTGGAGAATTTCTCGTCTCAGATTAAAGAATTGGTGGGGCCGACCTCATTGTGGCGACCGTCTAAATACAACTCTGAAGATTTAGCTAAAGGCAGTCTCGCCTTTATGAAACAGATGGTAGAAAAATGGTATAAATAG
- a CDS encoding carbohydrate porin: MKNTKSIIIIAMLLFIQVMKAQVVITNTRMSFGTTGRIGVGASPTGEGNMWKPLNLNGQGSLGGRMEQVDYMDLLPALHFTPMIAGKDCTNVTFQVRLGMYSQNGQFMGNTSTRTMSGLTFILPETYIEGKNILGSKWSAWAGVRFRRYDDIHITDYFYFDDHSAQGFGFSHKNTEIAMYMPANTDSAGVYPYNYAINIGNSKNAVIRQRQAWVIEHSILSKNGSVLKLLGEFHHVAGTSEKATVKYAADNGWVIGAKYNNDIKTALPGSFNQFSMRYGHGIANGGDNGTTYTWATYGAPDENGKYTSAYSFTTVEHFLLNLSRKLSLNGYGVFTKSKGGADSDGKATYFNGNQIYNRKTDFVVGMRGLFYATNWLHLLGEAHYAIRKDGVNPNAEMMKFDFAPTIVPLGKRDPWCRPHIRLVFSLARYNDFAKNNQYSPWLQINQKQWGTYIGVKTEWWIF, encoded by the coding sequence ATGAAAAACACAAAATCAATCATCATTATAGCGATGTTGCTCTTCATTCAGGTAATGAAAGCGCAGGTCGTAATTACCAACACCCGGATGTCATTCGGAACAACAGGACGTATCGGAGTGGGTGCATCACCCACCGGTGAAGGTAATATGTGGAAACCACTTAATCTTAACGGTCAGGGCTCATTGGGCGGACGTATGGAGCAAGTGGATTATATGGACTTGTTGCCAGCACTGCACTTTACTCCGATGATCGCAGGGAAAGATTGTACAAATGTAACGTTTCAGGTACGATTGGGAATGTATTCCCAGAACGGTCAGTTTATGGGAAATACGAGTACACGTACCATGAGTGGACTGACCTTTATTTTGCCTGAAACCTACATTGAAGGTAAAAATATTCTGGGTAGCAAATGGTCGGCATGGGCAGGCGTTCGTTTCCGTCGTTACGATGATATTCATATTACGGACTACTTCTACTTTGATGACCACTCGGCTCAGGGATTCGGATTCAGCCATAAGAATACGGAGATTGCCATGTATATGCCTGCAAATACTGATTCGGCAGGTGTCTATCCCTATAATTATGCTATTAATATCGGAAATTCTAAGAATGCGGTTATTCGTCAACGTCAGGCCTGGGTGATTGAGCATAGCATTCTTTCGAAAAATGGTTCCGTCCTGAAGTTACTGGGTGAATTCCACCACGTAGCCGGAACTTCTGAAAAAGCAACTGTCAAATATGCCGCAGACAACGGCTGGGTGATTGGTGCGAAGTATAATAACGATATCAAGACCGCTTTGCCGGGGTCATTTAACCAGTTTTCAATGCGTTACGGACATGGCATTGCCAACGGAGGAGATAACGGAACCACTTATACCTGGGCTACTTACGGTGCTCCTGATGAAAATGGCAAATATACTAGTGCCTATTCGTTTACGACTGTCGAGCATTTTCTGCTGAACCTGTCAAGAAAGCTGTCGTTGAATGGTTACGGAGTATTTACCAAAAGTAAAGGTGGTGCCGACAGTGACGGTAAAGCGACTTACTTCAACGGTAACCAGATTTACAACCGCAAAACGGACTTTGTGGTAGGTATGCGTGGATTGTTTTATGCAACCAACTGGCTACACCTGTTGGGAGAGGCACACTACGCCATCCGTAAAGACGGTGTGAATCCGAATGCTGAGATGATGAAGTTTGATTTTGCACCGACCATTGTGCCGCTGGGTAAACGTGACCCGTGGTGTCGTCCGCACATTCGTCTGGTATTCTCTCTGGCTCGTTATAACGACTTTGCAAAGAATAACCAGTATTCGCCCTGGTTGCAAATCAACCAGAAACAGTGGGGGACTTACATCGGTGTGAAGACAGAGTGGTGGATATTCTAA
- the fucP gene encoding L-fucose:H+ symporter permease produces the protein MQTSSFNSAKTVVASASTSEKVQKASSYLLPLILIVSLFFMWGMANNLNDILIKQFKKTFELTDFQSGLVQSAFYMGYFLFAIPASLVMRKFNYKAGIIIGLLLYATGAFLFFPAANLGSYGFFLFALFVIASGLAFLETAANPYVSVLGTPETSTFRLNMAQSFNPIGCVTGILVGQHFIFSGVEYTKEQMAKMSPEALNAYYSAESHAVQMPYLVIGMVILAFAFAIAITKFPTVKDEEDAEKTSAKGTLVHIFGKRHFRQAVLAQFFYVGAQVCIWSYLIRYIQGTVPGTPEKIAANFLTISLLVFTTGRFVGTALLKKIKGHNLLGIYAVINVVLLLIGVLLPGNIGVWALVATSFFMSIMYPTIFSLGIRDLGQHTKLAASVLVMSIIGGAVLTMIMGAVSDVAGISNSLFVPLLCFVFIAFYALRGYKEKSESDTECSAY, from the coding sequence ATGCAAACTTCAAGCTTTAATTCAGCGAAAACCGTCGTTGCATCGGCATCGACCAGTGAGAAAGTACAAAAAGCAAGCAGCTATCTGTTGCCGCTTATTCTTATCGTGAGCCTCTTCTTTATGTGGGGAATGGCCAATAACCTAAACGACATTCTGATAAAACAATTCAAGAAAACGTTTGAACTTACCGATTTTCAATCGGGTCTGGTGCAGTCTGCATTTTACATGGGATATTTTCTGTTTGCCATTCCGGCTTCATTGGTGATGCGGAAGTTTAACTACAAGGCTGGTATCATTATCGGGTTGTTGCTTTATGCTACCGGTGCGTTTCTTTTCTTTCCGGCGGCAAACCTGGGATCTTATGGATTCTTCCTCTTTGCCCTGTTTGTGATTGCTTCCGGTCTGGCTTTCCTGGAAACGGCTGCTAATCCTTATGTATCAGTGCTTGGAACTCCTGAAACTTCGACCTTCCGTTTGAATATGGCTCAATCGTTTAATCCGATTGGTTGCGTAACCGGTATTCTGGTTGGTCAGCATTTCATCTTCTCGGGTGTGGAATATACCAAAGAGCAGATGGCCAAAATGTCTCCCGAAGCCCTGAACGCCTACTATTCAGCTGAGTCTCATGCCGTGCAAATGCCTTATTTAGTGATTGGAATGGTGATTCTGGCCTTTGCTTTTGCCATTGCCATTACAAAATTCCCGACTGTAAAAGATGAGGAAGATGCAGAAAAAACTTCCGCAAAAGGGACCTTGGTGCACATCTTCGGCAAACGTCATTTTAGACAAGCCGTTTTGGCACAGTTCTTCTACGTAGGTGCACAGGTATGTATCTGGAGCTATTTGATTCGTTACATTCAGGGAACTGTTCCGGGAACACCTGAGAAAATTGCAGCTAACTTCCTGACTATTTCGTTGTTGGTGTTTACAACAGGACGTTTCGTGGGAACAGCTTTGTTGAAGAAAATCAAAGGGCACAACCTATTGGGTATCTATGCTGTTATTAATGTAGTATTATTATTGATTGGTGTTTTGCTTCCCGGAAATATCGGTGTTTGGGCTTTGGTGGCTACCAGCTTCTTTATGTCTATCATGTATCCGACTATTTTCTCATTGGGTATCCGTGACCTGGGACAACATACCAAACTGGCTGCTTCGGTGCTGGTTATGTCTATTATTGGTGGTGCTGTACTGACCATGATAATGGGAGCTGTATCTGATGTGGCTGGAATTTCAAATTCTTTGTTCGTTCCGCTGCTTTGTTTCGTCTTTATCGCATTCTACGCTTTGAGAGGATACAAGGAAAAATCAGAGTCCGATACCGAATGTTCAGCATATTAA
- a CDS encoding DUF4914 family protein yields MITDVLKTLRVKGISLPLEIENLLLQAKSVTHYNSTQDLLEASYGGKGNNSFEVKYDVPGKGEVLEAVVHKVINGISANYVESYMRRRDPNTMLIGDEKPTDKTRFKDKCGYEFSEMRKETFEWLKNQDLITYFYFAGHYPVGVGGLVIAPANAGFFGFGLAQLQKLMATDTLPSDFKIESAVFVAPPFRHTHFDGKQIVVHNRTEHLHEVYSYNLYPGPSAKKGLYAVLLDKGEKEGWITTHCSTVQAASPYDNLTTFMHEGASGGGKSEMMQNIPREANGQIKIGLNMATQEERLISIPMFCSYYPVTDDMAMCHPSVQKTSGKLTVIDAENGWFMRTDGVNNYGDEPILEKLSLNPSEPLLFLNIDTKPDGLAIIWNHIEDAPGKRCPNPRVVIPRKNFPNVLNKPVAVDVRSFGVRTPPCTKEAPSYGIIGMFHLLPPALAWLWRLVSPRGFANPSIVDTGEMESEGVGSYWPFATGQMIHHANLLLEQIVNTPRVRYTLTPNQHIGVWKVGFRPQLFMREYLTRRGNAMFRRDQYEPARCPLLGYEMNYVTIEGAKIPSRFLKVYRQPEVGEEGYDKGAEILYDFFRKQLPKYLQPGLNPLGRRIIEACLNGASVEEYNEMLPMEYQYSFLTMEDLESQD; encoded by the coding sequence ATGATTACAGACGTATTAAAAACACTGAGAGTAAAAGGAATTTCGCTTCCCCTCGAGATCGAAAATCTTCTTTTACAAGCTAAAAGTGTGACTCACTACAATTCTACTCAGGATTTGTTGGAGGCATCTTATGGCGGTAAAGGAAACAACAGTTTCGAAGTGAAATATGATGTTCCCGGTAAAGGAGAAGTCCTTGAGGCTGTAGTTCACAAAGTGATCAATGGTATTTCTGCAAACTATGTTGAATCATACATGCGCCGCAGAGACCCCAACACCATGTTGATCGGCGATGAGAAACCGACTGATAAGACACGATTCAAAGACAAATGTGGTTACGAATTCTCAGAAATGAGAAAAGAGACCTTCGAATGGCTGAAAAATCAGGATCTGATTACCTATTTTTACTTTGCAGGACACTATCCTGTAGGTGTGGGTGGTTTGGTAATTGCTCCTGCTAATGCCGGCTTCTTTGGATTCGGACTGGCTCAATTGCAGAAACTGATGGCTACCGATACTCTTCCTTCAGATTTCAAAATCGAATCGGCTGTATTCGTTGCTCCTCCATTCAGACATACTCACTTCGATGGCAAACAGATCGTGGTTCACAACCGTACCGAGCATCTGCACGAAGTGTATTCATATAACCTCTATCCGGGACCAAGTGCTAAGAAAGGTCTTTATGCAGTTCTTTTGGATAAAGGTGAAAAAGAGGGTTGGATCACCACTCACTGTTCTACCGTACAGGCTGCAAGCCCTTACGACAATCTGACTACTTTCATGCACGAAGGTGCTTCGGGAGGTGGTAAGAGTGAGATGATGCAAAACATCCCACGTGAAGCGAACGGTCAGATCAAAATCGGTCTGAATATGGCGACTCAGGAAGAGCGTTTGATTTCTATCCCGATGTTCTGTTCTTACTACCCTGTAACCGATGACATGGCAATGTGTCACCCATCAGTTCAAAAAACAAGTGGTAAGTTAACTGTAATTGATGCAGAGAACGGTTGGTTTATGCGTACCGATGGGGTAAATAACTATGGTGATGAGCCTATTCTGGAAAAACTCAGTCTGAACCCATCAGAGCCGCTTCTTTTCTTAAATATCGATACTAAACCTGATGGTTTGGCTATCATCTGGAACCACATTGAAGATGCTCCGGGTAAAAGATGTCCGAACCCACGTGTGGTGATCCCAAGAAAGAACTTCCCTAACGTATTGAACAAACCGGTTGCGGTTGACGTACGTAGCTTCGGGGTGCGCACTCCGCCATGTACCAAAGAAGCTCCTTCTTACGGTATCATCGGTATGTTCCACCTGTTGCCGCCAGCATTGGCATGGTTGTGGCGTCTGGTAAGTCCACGTGGATTTGCTAACCCAAGTATCGTGGATACAGGCGAGATGGAGAGCGAAGGTGTAGGTTCATACTGGCCATTTGCTACCGGTCAGATGATTCACCACGCTAACCTGTTGCTTGAGCAGATCGTAAACACCCCACGTGTTCGTTATACATTGACTCCTAACCAGCACATCGGTGTATGGAAAGTAGGTTTCAGACCGCAGCTTTTCATGCGTGAGTACCTGACCCGTCGTGGTAATGCGATGTTCCGTCGTGATCAGTACGAACCGGCGCGTTGTCCGCTGTTGGGTTACGAGATGAACTATGTAACTATCGAAGGCGCTAAAATTCCTTCACGCTTCCTTAAAGTGTACCGTCAGCCTGAAGTAGGAGAAGAGGGTTACGACAAAGGAGCTGAAATCCTGTACGACTTCTTCAGAAAACAGCTGCCTAAATACCTTCAGCCGGGCTTGAACCCACTGGGTAGAAGAATCATCGAGGCTTGCCTTAACGGTGCTTCTGTCGAAGAGTACAATGAAATGCTTCCAATGGAATACCAATATTCATTCCTGACTATGGAAGATCTCGAATCTCAAGATTAA
- a CDS encoding glycosyltransferase family 2 protein has product MNKIDCFIPLGEAAQTLKTLDYLRDSGVVNNIFLLSTNAEFTLPGYETIVIDSLQSSDTVAKIEAKSKAEYILIYSKTSILGLGYFALERMVKIAEESGAGLLYSDYNEVKLGRVHPVPLIDCQEGSVRDDFNFGSLILYKTEAIRQAVTKTETSYKHAGLYNLRLKISQQWPLVHLNEYLYTEVELDERVSGEKQFDYVDPRNRAVQIEMEEACTDHLKKTGVWLKPEFKAVSFNQQEFEFEASVIIPVRNRVNTIKDAVKSALSQKTNFPFNVIVIDNHSTDGTSDVIEEFKMDHRLIHIIPERLNLGIGGCWNEGVHHPQCGKFAVQLDSDDIYSSPQTLQTVVDAFYDQNCAMVVGTYRMTNFALEEIPPGIIDHREWTPENGRNNALRINGLGAPRAFYTPMLREIKVPNTSYGEDYALGLNFSREYQIGRIYDVLYLCRRWEGNSDAALDVHKLNANNLYKDKIRTIEMAARKRLNQKQN; this is encoded by the coding sequence ATGAACAAAATAGATTGCTTTATACCCTTGGGCGAAGCTGCCCAGACACTTAAAACATTGGATTATTTACGCGATTCGGGTGTCGTAAATAATATTTTCCTGCTTTCTACAAATGCAGAGTTTACTCTGCCCGGCTATGAAACAATTGTAATTGATAGCCTCCAAAGCAGTGATACAGTCGCTAAAATAGAAGCCAAATCCAAAGCTGAATATATCCTAATCTACTCAAAAACTTCCATTCTTGGACTCGGCTATTTTGCATTGGAGCGAATGGTCAAAATTGCAGAAGAGAGTGGCGCCGGACTGTTATACTCGGATTACAACGAAGTCAAATTAGGCCGCGTACATCCGGTTCCTTTGATTGACTGCCAGGAAGGAAGTGTACGTGACGATTTTAATTTCGGCTCGTTGATATTATATAAAACTGAAGCAATCCGTCAGGCTGTGACCAAAACGGAAACATCATACAAACATGCCGGACTTTACAATCTGCGCCTGAAGATTTCACAGCAATGGCCGTTGGTGCATTTGAATGAATATCTCTACACGGAAGTCGAGCTGGATGAACGCGTGTCAGGTGAAAAGCAGTTTGACTACGTTGACCCCAGAAACCGTGCTGTACAAATCGAAATGGAAGAAGCCTGCACCGACCACCTCAAAAAGACAGGTGTATGGCTGAAGCCGGAATTCAAAGCCGTTTCTTTCAACCAACAGGAATTTGAATTTGAGGCATCGGTAATTATTCCGGTACGTAATCGCGTCAACACCATTAAGGATGCGGTTAAATCTGCTCTATCCCAGAAAACAAACTTCCCCTTCAACGTTATTGTCATCGACAACCATTCGACAGACGGCACCAGCGATGTCATCGAGGAGTTCAAAATGGACCACCGACTGATCCACATCATCCCCGAAAGACTGAACCTTGGTATTGGCGGCTGCTGGAATGAAGGAGTGCATCATCCTCAATGCGGAAAATTTGCCGTTCAGTTGGATAGCGACGACATCTACAGCTCACCGCAAACGCTGCAAACCGTTGTGGATGCCTTTTACGACCAAAACTGTGCGATGGTGGTCGGCACATACCGTATGACCAATTTCGCTTTGGAAGAAATTCCTCCGGGCATCATCGACCACCGCGAATGGACACCTGAAAACGGTCGCAACAATGCTCTTCGCATCAACGGATTGGGTGCTCCACGTGCTTTCTACACGCCAATGCTCCGTGAAATCAAGGTTCCGAATACCAGCTATGGAGAAGACTACGCACTTGGTCTGAATTTTTCCCGCGAATATCAAATCGGACGTATTTACGATGTACTTTATCTCTGCCGCCGCTGGGAAGGCAACTCCGATGCTGCATTGGATGTACACAAACTAAATGCCAACAATCTTTACAAGGATAAAATCCGCACCATTGAGATGGCAGCTCGTAAACGCTTGAACCAAAAACAGAACTAA